Below is a window of Camelina sativa cultivar DH55 chromosome 11, Cs, whole genome shotgun sequence DNA.
AGGTCCAATGGAGAGCACTTGTTGTGAGAGGGATTCGGATTAGCTCAATCTTTGACGATATTCTCCCCCACACCCGTTCGGTAGTCTACTTCGGTTACAACACTCTTTCCCCTACGATCCGGGGCAAGCTTTGCTTGCTTCCCTCTTCCTCGGGTAAGACCTTGATTCAAAGTAAAGGAATAAGCATTAGCGAATCGGCTTTCTTTGTCTACGAATAGGCTGCCAAAAATAGGTGCGTTTAGCCGCCGCGTGAAACTCTTCTCACGGTAAACGCGAGGGACGCTTAACTCACGGTTTACTTCGCTTATTCTGAGGGCCTTTGTTTTGATGAAAGAGGTACTGCTGGCTTTTGATGAGACGGGTACTGCCGGACTCCTTAGGTTGAAGGGGCAGGAGATTTCATATCGGTACATCAACTCAGCTAGGAGAGTTTTCTTTCCACTAAACCGAAGGAGATGGGTTGACTGAAGGAAAGAGTGCTTCTTCGACTTGTTAGAAGCCGGTACGAGTTGCCCCCTAGGTGATCCGCACGGAGACTTTTTTGCCCAAGGCAGGTNGTACATCATAGAATTATGAGCGTTCTTATTTTGAGAAGAAACTTGGTGAGTTTTTCAAGCATCAAATCGAGTCGAAGAAACATCGGCATATGGGGATGGGTTCAGGCAAGGTAACCAAGCATTTCTTAAGCATGGTCTGAGGCGAACCCTCGAACATATTCTCATGAAGGGTACATTTCCTTAAGTGTGATTTAAacattaaagagagaaaaaaaaaaaaaaaaaaacagttttgttaTACATAGTCTTGTCTTGTGTATCTGAAGCAGTTGTTTCTGTGTGAAGCATATGGAACTGCTATATGTagcccttttttttgtttaccgaCTCTGAAGATTTAAATGTTTTTcagaccaaaaagaaaaatatccaaAGCACACAAATGATCTGCggagaaaaattattattttctactaCAATGGGTTTGGTTCGTCGGCCCAACTTTTCCTAATGGGCCTTAAGAAATTTAGTTGTATTTCTGGCGGTTAAGTATGAAATTATcataatattagtatataaaactatatactaATTTAGGGTCAACGATTTATATTATGTGAATAAAGTGAATTTTCTTGGAAGCCAATTTGAGAACTTTGATGACCGATTTTTAACAAATAAGTTTGTCTGTTTTCAGTACTTCTTTAATTCATTGCTGGCGTAAGAAGTGATCGAGTAGCACAATATCAATGAACGTCACTTGGTTCAACTACtactaaaacaatcaaaaaaggaaaacaacacaaatcaaatACTTTTAACCAAACCTAATTTTGATAAATTGCGGTGGCATAGTAAAGTTTTGGCACCTAAACAACTAATTGATTGGGTGTAagcacgtttttttttttttttttttttttttttttttttttttttttttttttttttttttttttttttttttttttttttttttttttttNNNNNNNNNNNNNNNNNNNNNNNNNNN
It encodes the following:
- the LOC104727540 gene encoding uncharacterized protein LOC104727540 gives rise to the protein MYXLPWAKKSPCGSPRGQLVPASNKSKKHSFLQSTHLLRFSGKKTLLAELMYRYEISCPFNLRSPAVPVSSKASSTSFIKTKALRISEVNRELSVPRVYREKSFTRRLNAPIFGSLFVDKESRFANAYSFTLNQGLTRGRGKQAKLAPDRRGKSVVTEVDYRTGVGENIVKD